One window from the genome of Acinetobacter sp. LoGeW2-3 encodes:
- a CDS encoding sulfonate ABC transporter substrate-binding protein, which yields MTQHQLYNKAITWFKTSSHGMNAALVACAMLGSSAAWAVDPSVKQLRVGYQKASVNLVIAQQQKLFEKEFPNAKISWNEFPGGPQILEALAVGSIDIGATGDTPPVYAQAGNKPLHYFAYETAKPLASAILVQNNSKITKLSQLKGKRVGVHRGSSSHYLLVQAVRKAGLQWTDIQPIWLSPADARAAFQKGAIDAWAIWDPYYAAAQVEDKARVLSSGKGLSPNYTFYLASENLIKNHPQALKGIIKQVNVADKWVQSHKAETASIFAQSTGLKPVVSQTFIQRRPNPSGAAPLTKKVIADQQELANRFSELKIIPKSINIQQAVWAGK from the coding sequence ATGACTCAACATCAGCTATACAACAAAGCAATCACATGGTTCAAGACATCCAGTCATGGCATGAATGCCGCATTAGTTGCTTGTGCGATGTTGGGTTCAAGTGCCGCTTGGGCAGTTGATCCGTCAGTGAAACAGCTTCGTGTAGGCTATCAAAAAGCATCTGTGAACCTGGTCATTGCACAGCAGCAAAAGCTTTTTGAAAAGGAATTTCCAAACGCAAAAATCAGCTGGAATGAATTTCCTGGTGGTCCACAAATTTTAGAAGCATTGGCTGTAGGTTCTATTGATATTGGTGCAACTGGAGATACCCCACCTGTCTACGCTCAAGCAGGCAATAAACCATTGCATTATTTTGCTTATGAAACTGCAAAACCTTTAGCTTCTGCCATTCTGGTACAAAACAATTCCAAAATTACCAAGCTGAGCCAGCTCAAAGGTAAACGTGTCGGCGTACACCGCGGTTCGAGCTCACATTATTTACTGGTGCAGGCAGTACGCAAGGCAGGTTTGCAATGGACTGACATCCAGCCAATCTGGTTAAGCCCTGCTGATGCACGTGCAGCTTTCCAGAAAGGTGCGATTGATGCTTGGGCAATTTGGGATCCGTACTATGCAGCAGCACAAGTAGAAGATAAAGCAAGAGTTTTATCTTCGGGTAAAGGCTTAAGTCCAAATTACACCTTCTATCTAGCTTCAGAAAATTTAATCAAAAATCATCCACAAGCATTAAAAGGCATTATCAAGCAGGTTAATGTTGCGGATAAATGGGTACAAAGCCACAAGGCTGAAACTGCAAGCATTTTTGCGCAAAGTACCGGTCTAAAACCAGTGGTCAGCCAGACCTTTATCCAGCGTCGACCTAATCCATCTGGTGCGGCACCGCTCACCAAGAAAGTGATTGCCGATCAGCAAGAACTCGCAAACCGTTTCAGTGAACTCAAGATCATTCCGAAATCTATCAATATTCAGCAAGCCGTTTGGGCAGGCAAATAA
- the ssuD gene encoding FMNH2-dependent alkanesulfonate monooxygenase, with the protein MKIFWFIPTHGDSRYLGTSKGARQVDHAYMKQIAVAVDNLGYEGVLIPTGRSCEDPWLTAASLIDATKKLKFLVALRPGVTTPALTARMAATFDRLSGGRVLLNLVTGGDEQELKGDGVYEDHETRYKTAAEYTTIWREILKRSHTGESFTFHGERLSVDDAKLLYPPIQEPHPPLWFGGSSDAAIELATDQVDTYLTWGEPPAAVKEKIENVRAKAAAKGRKLTYGIRLHVIVRETNEEAWKAAEELIQYVDDATIAAAQAKFKTMDSVGQRRMAELHNGDRTKLEVSPNLWAGVGLVRGGAGTALVGDPETVAARIQEYADLGIDTFIFSGYPHLEESIRFAELVFPLLPLETQKKLTQPNLTGPFGEIVANNYTPDENKKAASVQEPA; encoded by the coding sequence ATGAAAATTTTCTGGTTTATCCCAACACATGGCGACAGCCGCTACCTAGGTACCAGCAAAGGCGCACGCCAGGTGGATCATGCCTACATGAAGCAGATTGCTGTTGCGGTCGATAACCTGGGCTATGAAGGTGTCCTGATTCCAACAGGCCGTTCATGTGAAGATCCATGGTTAACAGCAGCCAGCCTGATTGACGCAACTAAAAAATTAAAATTCCTGGTTGCGCTACGTCCTGGCGTAACCACTCCTGCCCTGACTGCACGTATGGCAGCAACTTTTGACCGTCTGTCTGGTGGACGTGTATTACTCAACCTGGTCACTGGTGGTGATGAGCAGGAACTGAAAGGCGATGGTGTGTATGAAGATCACGAAACTCGCTACAAGACTGCTGCTGAATATACGACGATCTGGCGTGAAATCCTGAAACGCTCTCACACTGGTGAAAGTTTCACTTTCCACGGCGAACGCTTAAGTGTAGATGATGCCAAATTACTCTATCCACCAATCCAAGAACCCCATCCTCCACTATGGTTTGGTGGTTCTTCAGATGCTGCGATTGAACTGGCAACAGATCAGGTTGACACTTACCTGACTTGGGGTGAACCACCTGCCGCAGTGAAAGAAAAAATTGAAAATGTGCGTGCCAAAGCTGCAGCGAAAGGCCGTAAATTAACTTACGGTATCCGCTTACACGTCATTGTTCGTGAAACCAATGAAGAAGCATGGAAAGCAGCAGAAGAGCTGATCCAATATGTAGATGATGCAACCATTGCAGCAGCTCAAGCAAAATTCAAGACTATGGATTCTGTCGGTCAGCGTCGTATGGCTGAACTGCATAATGGCGACCGTACTAAGTTAGAAGTATCTCCGAACCTTTGGGCAGGTGTAGGTCTGGTACGTGGTGGCGCAGGTACAGCACTAGTGGGCGATCCAGAAACTGTTGCAGCACGTATTCAAGAATATGCTGACCTAGGTATCGATACCTTCATCTTCTCTGGCTACCCACACCTGGAAGAATCAATCCGTTTTGCGGAACTGGTATTCCCTCTGCTACCACTTGAAACCCAGAAAAAATTGACTCAGCCAAACCTGACTGGTCCATTCGGTGAGATTGTGGCAAATAACTACACTCCAGATGAGAACAAAAAGGCTGCGAGTGTTCAGGAGCCAGCTTAA
- the ssuC gene encoding aliphatic sulfonate ABC transporter permease SsuC, whose amino-acid sequence MSKVVSVETLAEKKVSRGTQLGQRLLPWLVPIGLIFIWQIASSTGLLESRILPAPSAVVVAFWNLLMSGELWTHVQVSAGRAISGLLVGGGLGLLLGLLNGSSKTASTLLDTTLQMIRNIPALALIPLVILWFGIDESAKLFLVAIGVFFPIYINTYHGIRSVDPQLIEMGKSYGLTRWQLYKEIILPGAMPSILVGLRFSLGLVWVLLIVAETISAQSGIGYMTMNAREFLQTDVVLVGILLYALLGKLADVLAVALERFLLRWHAGYQK is encoded by the coding sequence ATGTCAAAAGTCGTTTCTGTTGAAACCCTCGCAGAAAAGAAGGTTTCACGTGGAACACAGCTCGGGCAGCGTTTGCTGCCCTGGTTAGTTCCCATTGGATTAATTTTTATCTGGCAGATTGCGTCAAGTACTGGTCTGCTGGAAAGCCGCATTTTACCAGCACCGAGTGCCGTTGTAGTCGCATTCTGGAACCTGTTAATGAGTGGCGAACTCTGGACCCACGTGCAAGTCAGTGCTGGTCGTGCCATTAGTGGTCTATTGGTGGGCGGTGGTTTAGGTCTGCTTTTGGGCTTATTAAATGGTTCATCTAAAACCGCCTCTACCCTGCTCGATACCACTTTACAAATGATCCGTAATATCCCAGCTTTAGCCTTAATTCCACTGGTGATTTTATGGTTCGGTATCGATGAATCAGCCAAGCTGTTTCTGGTCGCGATTGGTGTGTTCTTCCCGATCTATATCAATACCTATCACGGTATTCGTTCAGTCGATCCACAGTTGATCGAAATGGGTAAAAGCTATGGCCTGACCCGCTGGCAGCTATATAAAGAAATCATTCTGCCAGGTGCAATGCCTTCGATTCTGGTGGGCTTACGTTTTTCACTCGGTCTGGTATGGGTACTGCTGATTGTGGCTGAAACCATTTCTGCACAGTCTGGCATTGGTTATATGACCATGAACGCGCGTGAATTCCTGCAAACAGATGTAGTCCTAGTCGGTATTTTACTGTATGCCCTACTCGGCAAACTGGCAGATGTTCTGGCAGTTGCTTTGGAACGTTTCCTGCTGCGCTGGCATGCTGGCTATCAAAAATAA
- a CDS encoding ABC transporter ATP-binding protein, whose translation MTDLSLGRLANDQTAPQDYAAADIDPHAVIGAEIIIEQLHKFYGSVKVLEDLDLHIQPGEFLAIVGRSGCGKSTLLRLIADLEQQSYGEIKFKSARHIREGITADDIRVMFQDPRLLPWRSIEQNVQLGLPKEQHANASSMLEKVGLKEKAGLWPSQLSGGQRQRTALARALSHKPRILLLDEPLGALDALTRLDMQNLIEKLWTEQGFTAILVTHDVSEAVQLADRIILLDKGHIAKEFRVDLPRPRQKGVQFAELEQQVLNAVLAT comes from the coding sequence ATGACTGATCTCAGCTTAGGGCGTCTCGCCAATGACCAAACTGCACCACAAGACTATGCTGCGGCAGATATCGATCCCCATGCAGTCATCGGTGCCGAAATCATTATTGAACAGCTGCACAAGTTCTATGGCTCGGTTAAGGTTCTCGAAGATCTGGACCTGCATATTCAGCCGGGTGAGTTTCTAGCGATTGTTGGTCGCAGTGGCTGTGGTAAAAGTACTCTACTACGTCTGATTGCCGATCTGGAACAACAGAGCTACGGCGAAATCAAATTCAAGTCGGCGCGTCATATCCGTGAAGGCATTACCGCAGATGATATCCGGGTGATGTTCCAGGATCCACGTCTACTGCCATGGCGTAGCATTGAACAGAATGTGCAACTGGGTTTGCCAAAAGAGCAACATGCCAATGCCTCCAGCATGCTGGAAAAAGTGGGCTTAAAGGAAAAAGCAGGACTATGGCCATCGCAGCTCTCTGGCGGTCAGCGTCAGCGTACTGCTCTGGCACGTGCCCTATCCCATAAGCCACGTATCTTGCTGTTAGATGAACCACTGGGTGCGCTGGATGCCCTGACCCGTCTCGACATGCAGAATCTGATTGAAAAGTTATGGACTGAACAGGGCTTCACTGCCATTTTAGTGACCCATGATGTCAGTGAAGCTGTACAACTTGCAGACCGTATTATCCTGCTGGATAAAGGCCATATTGCCAAAGAGTTCCGTGTGGATCTTCCACGCCCCCGTCAGAAAGGAGTCCAGTTTGCTGAACTGGAGCAGCAAGTCTTGAATGCTGTATTGGCAACCTAA
- a CDS encoding TetR family transcriptional regulator C-terminal domain-containing protein, which yields MLLMEQKKSTQKRNQLLSAALDVFSLYGFSGASLDEIAQIAEMHKSNIFYYYENKEALYVEVLTTVLQKWLAPLQTLEAELEPEEAITNYLMQKIEVSRTQPKASRLFALEVIQGAPHILEILKGPLKKLVKRKAKVISNWQEQGKISKDIDPELLILNIWAVTQNYADFATQMEMVTGKTLRNRSMQQRVIQHTVHMMLYGVIPRPEQNA from the coding sequence ATATTGCTGATGGAACAAAAAAAGAGTACTCAAAAGCGCAACCAGCTGCTCAGTGCCGCTCTAGACGTTTTTTCCCTATATGGTTTTAGTGGGGCAAGTCTGGACGAAATCGCACAAATTGCAGAAATGCATAAATCCAATATTTTCTATTACTATGAAAATAAAGAAGCTCTCTATGTAGAGGTGTTAACTACGGTTCTACAAAAGTGGCTTGCACCATTGCAAACGCTTGAAGCCGAGCTTGAACCGGAAGAAGCGATCACCAATTATCTGATGCAGAAAATTGAAGTGTCACGCACGCAACCGAAAGCCTCTCGTCTGTTCGCATTGGAAGTCATTCAAGGTGCACCACATATTCTTGAGATTCTGAAAGGTCCACTGAAGAAATTGGTAAAACGTAAAGCCAAAGTCATCAGTAACTGGCAGGAACAAGGCAAGATTTCTAAAGATATCGACCCTGAACTGCTGATCCTGAATATCTGGGCAGTGACACAGAACTATGCCGACTTCGCCACCCAGATGGAAATGGTGACCGGCAAAACTCTGCGCAACCGCAGCATGCAGCAGCGTGTAATTCAACATACGGTGCACATGATGCTTTACGGCGTAATACCGCGCCCTGAACAAAACGCATAA
- a CDS encoding 5'-nucleosidase codes for MSEHALIMALPNESKGLFEAEGIDVHYSGIGKVNAAFKAFDVIQKTGCKTLLNLGTAGSSHFDAHALVEVSQFVQRDMDVSPLGFEVGVTPMDQHFPGAIELEPFFDHLPKGICGTGDSFETGQPKVPCQLVDMEGYALAKVCKKLGVRLISVKYITDGANDTAHLDWEENLLLGAQKLLFLYQMLK; via the coding sequence ATGTCTGAACATGCACTGATCATGGCCTTACCGAATGAATCCAAAGGCTTATTTGAAGCAGAAGGCATTGATGTGCATTACAGCGGCATTGGTAAGGTGAATGCAGCCTTTAAGGCCTTTGACGTGATTCAGAAAACCGGTTGCAAGACGTTATTGAACCTGGGTACGGCAGGCAGTTCACATTTTGATGCGCATGCGCTGGTCGAAGTGAGTCAGTTCGTACAGCGAGATATGGATGTATCACCCCTCGGTTTTGAAGTCGGGGTAACACCCATGGATCAGCATTTCCCGGGAGCAATTGAGCTTGAGCCTTTCTTTGATCATTTGCCTAAGGGGATTTGCGGAACCGGGGATAGCTTCGAAACAGGACAACCGAAAGTGCCCTGCCAACTGGTCGACATGGAAGGCTATGCACTGGCCAAGGTATGCAAGAAACTCGGTGTACGCCTGATTTCTGTGAAATACATTACCGATGGTGCCAATGACACAGCGCATCTCGACTGGGAGGAAAACTTATTGTTAGGCGCTCAAAAACTGTTGTTTTTATATCAGATGTTAAAATAA
- the ribF gene encoding bifunctional riboflavin kinase/FAD synthetase — translation MKLLRLNALSSRTELPKTVVTIGNFDGVHLGHQVMIKQLKAVAEQQQLKSVVMIFEPQPLEYFKGYEAPPRISSLREKVEYLTELGVDYIAVAKFDETFRSLSAEQFAEILKDKLNAEHLVLGDDFHFGKHRQGNSEFLRNYGFQVTNLETVALDGERVSSTRIRQTLQAGDLALAAKLLGRPYSITGRVQYGDQIGRTIDFPTINVRLNRHKPCLHGIYGVEVVCETESLKDKALAGDPSKKGIAGYDPTGLFGAGHVGTRPAIQQEQPEWRLEVHFPDVSANLYGLLMRVTFLNYLHGEKNYPSLEALKAGIDDDVEKLLEFRRNHPTFPF, via the coding sequence ATGAAGCTGCTCCGTCTAAATGCCTTATCGTCTCGCACAGAGTTACCCAAAACGGTGGTTACCATTGGTAATTTTGACGGCGTGCATTTAGGTCATCAGGTCATGATCAAACAGCTCAAAGCCGTTGCAGAACAGCAGCAGCTCAAAAGCGTGGTGATGATCTTTGAACCGCAGCCACTAGAATACTTCAAAGGTTATGAGGCCCCACCCCGTATTTCTTCCTTACGAGAAAAGGTGGAATACCTGACAGAACTGGGTGTGGACTATATTGCCGTGGCGAAATTTGATGAAACTTTCCGGAGCCTCAGCGCAGAACAATTTGCCGAGATTCTCAAAGACAAACTCAATGCCGAGCATCTGGTGCTGGGTGATGATTTTCACTTTGGTAAACACCGCCAAGGCAATAGCGAATTCTTACGTAACTACGGCTTCCAGGTCACCAATTTAGAGACCGTAGCGTTGGACGGCGAACGTGTCAGTTCAACCCGTATCCGTCAGACTTTACAGGCCGGCGATCTTGCGCTGGCGGCCAAATTACTCGGTCGTCCTTATAGCATCACAGGCCGTGTGCAATATGGCGATCAGATCGGTCGTACCATTGATTTCCCAACCATTAATGTGCGCCTGAACCGTCATAAACCGTGTCTGCATGGCATTTACGGTGTGGAAGTGGTCTGTGAAACCGAATCATTAAAAGATAAAGCACTCGCTGGCGATCCAAGCAAAAAAGGCATTGCTGGCTATGACCCAACCGGTCTGTTTGGTGCCGGACATGTCGGTACCCGCCCGGCCATCCAACAGGAACAACCAGAATGGCGATTAGAAGTACATTTCCCTGATGTTTCTGCTAATCTGTATGGCCTGTTGATGCGGGTGACATTCTTAAACTATTTGCATGGCGAAAAGAATTATCCTTCGCTTGAAGCCCTAAAAGCCGGAATTGATGACGATGTCGAAAAACTCCTTGAGTTTCGTCGAAATCACCCCACATTTCCCTTTTAA
- the ileS gene encoding isoleucine--tRNA ligase, whose protein sequence is MSDKQTPENAVDYKATLNLPGTDFAMKANLAVREAKWLEEWYADNIYQQIRASRIGKKKYVLHDGPPYANGQIHLGHAVNKVLKDIIIKSRIMDGFDAPYVPGWDCHGLPIELKVEEKVGKVGVKVDASTFRKACREYAYTQVELQKKDFVRMGVFGDWDNPYLTMNFKQEADIVRSLGAIAKAGHIEPGLKPVNWCLDCGSSLAEAEVEYEDKKSDAIDVGFSVVDLADLSARLGVEVTDATDIVIWTTTPWTLPANQAVALHAEIEYQLVKARGEEKAEQNFILAKDLVESATERYGFNSVEVIADFAGAKLENLVLQHPLIADRQVPVILGEHVIATSGTGAVHTAPGHGVDDYKVGLLYNLKVDNPVGGNGVYLPTSPLFAGEHIYKANPKIIAALGEANKLWAHKPIKHSYPHCWRHKTPIIFRATPQWFISMDAKGLRQGALNAIENKISFVPDWGKNRIQAMIEGRPDWCISRQRTWGVPIPFFVHKDTNELHPRTPELIEEVAKLIEQEGIDGWYNREAKDFIGDDAEQYNAVRDTLDVWFDSGTTHYAVLREREELQDPADLYLEGSDQHRGWFQSSLLTSMAINERAPYKGLLTHGFVVDEKGRKMSKSIGNVITPQDIIKDMGADGLRFWIASSDYRYEMTAGKEIFSRASDGYRRIRNTLRFLLANLNGFKPSTDALPVDQLIALDQYILQRAAEVQKTVQQAYEDMNFHIVTSALTNFCINDLGGFYLDIIKDRQYTTKADSQARHSAQTTLYHLVQAFVRWMAPILSFTAQEAWPLIPEQSEKYVFTAEWYDIPVASTANLVTEAEWQTLISVKSAVNKFIEAARTAKTVGSNLSAKVELWANDELKAVLDKLGDELRFVLITSQVIVNGFDAAQGEASDLEGLNVKVSAADGEKCVRCWHVLPDVNTHASHPGLCGRCIINLPTGQGEERKYA, encoded by the coding sequence ATGAGCGATAAGCAAACTCCTGAAAATGCAGTGGATTACAAAGCCACGCTAAACCTCCCAGGTACTGACTTTGCAATGAAGGCAAATCTGGCAGTACGTGAAGCGAAATGGTTAGAAGAGTGGTATGCCGACAACATTTATCAGCAGATTCGTGCGTCGCGTATTGGCAAGAAAAAATATGTGCTTCATGACGGCCCTCCATATGCCAACGGTCAAATCCACTTAGGCCATGCGGTAAATAAAGTCCTGAAAGACATCATCATTAAAAGCCGCATTATGGATGGCTTTGATGCACCGTATGTGCCGGGCTGGGACTGTCACGGTCTTCCAATCGAACTAAAAGTAGAAGAAAAAGTCGGTAAAGTTGGCGTGAAGGTTGATGCTTCGACTTTCCGTAAAGCTTGCCGTGAATATGCGTATACGCAAGTTGAATTACAGAAAAAAGACTTCGTGCGTATGGGTGTGTTCGGTGACTGGGATAACCCTTACCTGACCATGAACTTCAAACAGGAAGCGGATATTGTTCGTTCACTGGGTGCGATTGCCAAAGCGGGTCACATCGAGCCAGGTCTGAAACCGGTAAACTGGTGTCTGGACTGTGGATCATCTCTGGCTGAAGCAGAAGTTGAATACGAAGACAAAAAATCAGATGCCATCGACGTTGGCTTTAGTGTTGTAGATCTTGCAGATCTGTCTGCACGTCTTGGTGTTGAAGTTACTGATGCTACAGATATCGTGATCTGGACCACAACACCTTGGACACTTCCTGCGAACCAGGCTGTTGCCCTGCACGCTGAAATTGAATACCAACTGGTTAAAGCACGTGGCGAAGAAAAAGCGGAACAAAACTTCATCCTGGCTAAAGATCTGGTTGAATCTGCAACTGAACGTTATGGCTTTAACAGTGTTGAAGTGATTGCTGATTTTGCTGGTGCCAAACTTGAAAATCTGGTTTTACAGCATCCTTTAATTGCAGATCGCCAAGTGCCTGTAATCTTGGGCGAACACGTGATTGCAACCAGCGGTACTGGTGCGGTACATACTGCCCCTGGCCACGGTGTGGACGACTATAAAGTTGGCTTGCTGTACAACCTGAAAGTAGACAATCCTGTCGGTGGTAACGGTGTGTATTTACCAACGTCTCCACTGTTTGCAGGCGAACACATCTACAAAGCCAATCCAAAAATTATTGCGGCATTGGGTGAAGCCAATAAGCTATGGGCACATAAGCCAATCAAACATAGTTACCCACACTGCTGGCGCCATAAAACTCCAATTATCTTCCGTGCGACACCACAATGGTTCATCAGCATGGATGCCAAAGGCTTACGTCAAGGTGCATTGAATGCGATCGAAAATAAGATCAGCTTCGTGCCAGATTGGGGTAAAAACCGTATCCAGGCGATGATTGAAGGTCGTCCAGACTGGTGTATTTCACGTCAACGTACTTGGGGTGTGCCAATTCCATTCTTCGTACATAAAGATACCAATGAGCTGCATCCACGTACCCCTGAACTGATCGAAGAAGTGGCAAAACTGATCGAACAGGAAGGTATTGATGGCTGGTATAACCGTGAAGCCAAAGACTTCATCGGTGATGATGCTGAACAATACAATGCAGTACGCGATACATTAGACGTATGGTTTGACTCTGGTACAACCCATTACGCAGTACTTCGTGAACGTGAAGAGTTACAAGATCCGGCTGACCTTTATTTAGAAGGTTCGGATCAACATCGTGGCTGGTTCCAGTCTTCATTACTGACTTCTATGGCAATCAATGAACGTGCGCCATATAAAGGTCTGTTGACTCACGGCTTCGTGGTAGATGAAAAAGGCCGCAAGATGTCTAAGTCGATCGGTAACGTGATTACACCACAAGACATCATTAAAGATATGGGTGCGGATGGTCTGCGTTTCTGGATTGCATCTTCAGATTACCGTTATGAAATGACAGCGGGTAAAGAAATCTTTAGCCGTGCGTCTGATGGTTATCGTCGTATCCGTAACACCCTGCGCTTCCTGTTAGCGAACCTAAATGGTTTCAAACCGTCTACAGATGCCTTGCCAGTGGATCAATTGATTGCATTGGATCAATACATCTTGCAACGTGCAGCTGAGGTTCAGAAAACTGTTCAGCAAGCCTATGAAGATATGAACTTCCATATCGTGACCAGCGCACTGACTAACTTCTGTATTAATGACCTCGGTGGTTTCTACCTGGATATCATCAAAGACCGTCAGTACACCACCAAAGCGGATTCTCAAGCACGTCATTCTGCACAAACTACGTTGTATCACTTGGTACAAGCCTTTGTCCGTTGGATGGCACCAATCTTGAGTTTTACGGCACAAGAAGCTTGGCCACTGATTCCTGAGCAATCAGAGAAATATGTGTTTACGGCTGAATGGTATGACATTCCAGTAGCATCTACTGCGAACTTAGTGACAGAAGCTGAATGGCAAACCCTGATTTCAGTGAAATCTGCTGTGAACAAGTTTATTGAAGCGGCGCGTACAGCAAAAACTGTCGGTTCGAATCTATCTGCCAAAGTTGAACTTTGGGCGAATGATGAGCTGAAAGCGGTACTGGACAAACTGGGTGATGAACTGCGTTTCGTTCTGATTACCTCTCAAGTAATCGTAAATGGCTTTGATGCTGCTCAAGGTGAAGCATCAGATCTTGAAGGTCTGAATGTGAAAGTTTCTGCGGCAGACGGCGAGAAATGCGTACGTTGCTGGCACGTGCTTCCTGATGTGAACACGCATGCATCGCACCCAGGTTTATGTGGCCGCTGTATCATTAACCTTCCTACAGGCCAAGGCGAAGAGAGAAAATATGCCTAA
- the lspA gene encoding signal peptidase II produces MPNPQQKKGLFQFYPHNLWWLGLTIVSIILDQWTKWIATTSLNYADPVPVLPFLNWTLLHNYGAAFSFLSDAGGWQRYFFTSLAALVSVIFVFWLMRMPKNMKVLPLAVALILGGAIGNLIDRVSLGYVVDFIHVYYQNSHFPAFNLADSAITLGTILLLIDTFFLEKHRIQRAQANND; encoded by the coding sequence ATGCCTAATCCACAACAAAAAAAGGGCTTGTTCCAGTTCTATCCCCACAATCTGTGGTGGTTAGGTCTGACTATTGTTTCCATTATTCTAGATCAATGGACCAAATGGATTGCGACTACTAGTCTGAATTATGCAGATCCAGTGCCAGTCCTGCCCTTTTTAAATTGGACATTACTGCATAACTATGGCGCAGCCTTTAGTTTTCTGTCCGATGCCGGTGGATGGCAACGTTATTTCTTTACCTCGCTGGCAGCGCTGGTGTCTGTGATTTTCGTGTTCTGGCTGATGCGTATGCCAAAGAATATGAAAGTCTTGCCTTTGGCCGTTGCCCTGATTCTGGGTGGCGCCATCGGCAATCTGATTGACCGTGTTTCTCTCGGCTATGTGGTCGATTTTATTCACGTCTATTATCAGAACAGCCACTTCCCTGCCTTTAACCTCGCAGATAGTGCCATTACCCTTGGTACCATTCTGCTGCTGATCGATACGTTTTTCCTGGAAAAACACCGAATTCAACGTGCACAGGCGAACAATGACTGA
- a CDS encoding FKBP-type peptidyl-prolyl cis-trans isomerase produces MTDFINPNEETRIEAGAKVELHFSVAIENGVEIDNTRSRAEPVSLVMGDGSLLPGFEKALFGLRAGDRRTVSLPPEDAFGPWNPENVQKFDTVKFGERPIEGHMIEFEDKAKQSLYGVVKTVGDDITEVDFNHPLAGKNITFEVEIFKVTPAGQQGVKLM; encoded by the coding sequence ATGACTGATTTTATTAATCCTAACGAGGAAACTCGTATTGAAGCTGGCGCTAAAGTCGAGCTTCATTTCTCAGTAGCCATTGAAAATGGCGTTGAAATTGACAATACCCGTAGCCGTGCTGAACCCGTTAGTTTGGTGATGGGTGATGGCAGCTTGCTGCCAGGCTTTGAAAAAGCCCTGTTTGGTTTACGTGCAGGTGACCGTCGTACCGTCAGTCTTCCTCCTGAAGATGCTTTCGGTCCATGGAATCCTGAAAATGTACAAAAATTTGATACGGTGAAATTTGGCGAACGCCCAATCGAAGGTCACATGATCGAGTTTGAAGATAAAGCTAAACAAAGCCTGTATGGCGTGGTGAAAACTGTCGGTGATGACATCACTGAAGTGGACTTTAATCACCCGCTGGCTGGCAAAAACATTACTTTTGAAGTCGAAATCTTTAAAGTGACCCCAGCCGGTCAACAAGGTGTGAAATTGATGTAA
- a CDS encoding NADPH-dependent FMN reductase has product MKIYIIVGSVREGRVAIKVADWIFKQIKTYHFSTVEAEIVDLKEWELPIFAGSHPPLTGIYDQPKQQEWADFIALADAIIFVSPEYNHGYSPALKNALDYLGKEWQGKPAAYVGYGATNGSRSIDQIRQVGTQLGLVDTNAVIEIRDIFSRAKDYTFEGNEFDNKTLRAVVDKLIQYVSA; this is encoded by the coding sequence ATGAAGATTTACATTATTGTAGGTAGTGTTCGCGAAGGACGCGTTGCGATTAAAGTCGCTGACTGGATCTTTAAACAAATTAAAACCTATCACTTCAGTACCGTTGAAGCTGAAATTGTCGATCTGAAAGAATGGGAGCTGCCAATATTTGCTGGCTCACATCCACCACTCACCGGTATTTATGACCAGCCGAAACAACAGGAATGGGCCGATTTTATTGCACTTGCAGATGCTATTATTTTTGTTAGTCCGGAATACAACCATGGCTACAGCCCGGCCCTAAAAAATGCCCTGGATTATCTGGGCAAGGAATGGCAAGGGAAACCGGCTGCTTATGTCGGATATGGTGCGACCAATGGCTCGCGTTCTATTGATCAGATCCGCCAGGTCGGTACACAGCTCGGCCTCGTAGATACCAATGCAGTGATCGAAATTCGTGACATTTTTAGTCGTGCAAAGGACTACACCTTTGAAGGCAATGAGTTTGATAATAAAACCCTGAGAGCCGTGGTGGATAAACTGATCCAGTATGTCAGCGCATAA